The DNA window AACATTACTTATTTTCTTGCAACGTTTAGGTATTTGCCACCTGAAATCTTGCTGCATGCtggaataaatgtgtgtgtgtgcattttcaaTATAATCAGTTTAAAAATAGCCAAATAATCGTTTGTTGCCTCAATGCCATATTTATATTCTCtgttcatttaattttaaaagtgCATGAATAATTATTTGAGCATATCTTTATAACCTGTTATACCTTTGTACTCCATGTCCAATATAAAACACCTGCCATATTTAACTGTGcccttttttctttatatttttgcaGTTTGGTGTGAATTAATTTTCTAATTATAGGTTTTTATAACATCTACTTTTcaattctttgtatttgttattgcttattatgaaatatcagaaaattattAACAGGATTCACAGAATTAAGTGAATTCAGATgtcaaaacttttaaaaatgggTTAGGAATTAAGAGTACATCTAATTCATTAAGATATAACATTTCCTTGTGTTCCTGATAACTGTAATGTAATTACTTATCTAATTACTCTTTGAACCTCTGATCTACTCAACTCTTCTCTAATATACAAAAGACCAAAagaaagtgtttagtgtttaaagtgttaaCCTGCCAGAAGCCACCAGAACAGCTATAATGTGCCTTGGTATAAATTCTACAAGGTCTCTTGCACTATACTGGGTGACTGAACATTATTCTTCCAAAACTATTCCCTCGGTTGGCATTTTGTTGATGGTGTTGGTGAGAGCTGCCACTAAAATCTCTCGCAGGTGTtcatataatgtattttatagcTACCAATCACAGTGAGGTAATAAGTGAACAGAAGTCTGTAGAATGGATGAGAAATTCTTCATGCaagatagagatagataatTAGGCAATTACTAATTTTGAATgctaaaaaatatgtttataaataaacGATTAGTTAAAACATCAGATGAGTGACAATAATACAACATTCAAATGcctcaatttatttaaaattggttatttaaaagtgtgtgtgtgtgtgtgtgtgtgtgtgtgtgtgtgtgtgtgtgtgtgtgtgtgtgtgtgtacactgtgccCTGTAATGAAACATTATCCTACCCAGGGTGTTTTCTTGCCTCCTGCACAGAATTCCTGGGATAGACTTTGGATGATAAAGTGTTtactgaaagtgagtgagtaaataaaacatgtactGTAGCAAATGAAAAGTGCTAGCATACATCATCTCTCTGGTTGCAATGCTGTTTATTTGATGGCTTTTATTGATGACCTGTTACAATTTGATTTAAacggagagaaaggagagaaccTTAAAAAGGCACTTCTATTAAAAGCATTCTCATACAGTGTCACTAATGTAAAGTggagaggaaaaactcccaAACGAAAACAATCCTGGAATATAAAGCGAGAATGTGCTCTGTCTGATGAGACTTTAGAGCAAATAAAGAATCAAATCATCTCGAGTCAGTTCCCTTTTAAATGAACATTGTCTTACAGTATATTGCCTTGAAGATCTGAAGTTTAAGTACAAACCATTTGGTTTGAATTTTCTTCAAACATTACACATGCACAGTTATTTAGCTGTGCTATACAATGAATAATTATGCGCTGTATATTGTTTAGCTTTTTATGCATAATTATGTACaaatgtatataattatttttcagaATGATTTTCAGATATGGTATGTGACCGAGACAGTGATTAATTTCCTCACAAATGATCTCACAGtggttttattttctgcatATCACAGTACCTAATGAATTTGTTCAACATTTAGTTTAGTGTGTAACCAGAGCTACACCCACCAAGCAGCATGATATAGTACAATTACCTAGACGAATAAGAGAGGAAACACATCTAATGTCCAGCATTAATCTGTAGCAGGGCCCCAAAATGCTAAAGGACATTTTATTGCTTGAACATTTGATCATAGTTGGTACTGAATGCCTATTTATATCTGTTTACCACTGACTTTTAAAGGGTTTAAAATCGCctttaacataaaataaaacattatataattaaaatcacagagaatgaggtcaattaaaaattattaaaaaaaggaaaaagttcaaaatacaaaaatattaaaataaatagaagaatTATACCcacccaaaccacacacacacacacacacacacacacacacacacacacacacacacacacacacacacacacacacacacacacacacacacacacacacacagacagacacacacaccagctggtTCTTTCACAAATAAACTCAAAAGAGAAacatagaaataattaaaaactactctggatttttgtaaaataaaaatttccaTGCCCTTTGAGTAATGAAGTAAATCTGACTTGGCAGAAAATATGGCTGGCTACACTGTGAAACAGTTTGTTTCCCTTTTTTAGTAAACATTTGTGCTTAACATTACGCCAAAGTCTGATCATTTGAAACTGAGTCATATTGAGTATTGAGTGATTCTATGTACATTCAAATACACTATGAACTACCTATCAATATTTTCTATTTACAAGTGTAACTATTCAAAGTATGTCGGATTAATggtgaaataaataatagagtTTTGCATTCTATATAGACAGCTgcagtaaatacaaaaaatatttggtgagatgtgtgtgatttATGGAGAAGCATAGCTGcaaaagtgcatctgtgtaatTATGTGGGACATTCATCATACTCagtatattaatttaaaaaatgatcaaaaactTCCTACTAAATCTAGCTTTAATACAGTAAGATTTTGTTTGAATGTTCCTATGAGCAGTCTTTGAATAGGTGGTAACagatattattaaaaacaagtgCTACAAGGGCATATATATAAATTGGAAATGTATCTGCCTTACAGTTTAAATAAGAATATGGCATTGAATCATAAAGGGCATAAGAATGCCATCTGTGGATGGCGTGCAAATCTCTACATGTTTTTCATAAGTGGATTTTGAAGGCATTTTCAGTTTCAGTGGGGACCATCAAATAAAGGGTCTTACTTTAAGTGCTCATTATTCCAAAGTTCTTCCATGAAACCATGAGTCTCAGTTTTGTAGTCTATGCTGTGCCATCGCTTGGCTTTCTGTATTCATGGGAGCATGGCTAGAGAACAGTGATGCCACTGGTAGTCTGATCTAATcactgcatggtcagccagatCCAGCAGCCCCACAGGATTTGTTTGAACCTCAGCAGATAGACAGCGAGTGCTGCCTGTAGTTCCTCACAGGCTCGATGGGGCCGACGGCGGTGTGTGCAGTACAGAGCTAAACCCAATGCTGAAAGCAGCAGGAACAGACATGTAAGCAGGGCCAGATGAGGTCGGCTCTGAGACGAGTCATATCCTGCAGACGGCAGAGAGCACAGAGGTAATAAGCAGCAACTCTCAGCTATTTAACTGGAAAACAAGGTGAAGTTCAGGTGTGCACATGCACTTATTTTTGACAACAGAATGTGTCAGTGCAAGATGATCTCATACGTCATGCACATTACATTAATAATCACTGTTCAAcgacacaatacacaatacactcacCTCCCAAAGAGTCATAGTACGGAATGTCTGGGAATCCAAAGTAATGAAAAAGCACTTTAGGTTTGGATTGTTTTATCTAACTATTAGATTTTCAAAGCTTAGATAAAACATGCCTAAAGACAACAGCAGCTGGAAGAACAATATTCATCAATCACAGTGTAGTCATGTTGCCATTTAAATTGAATGCCTTTgtaaaatatcaaaaaataaagagatataTTACAGGCACACAAAGAGAAACATGAAAGCTCTGTGTATTCCTAAAGAAGAAACAGCTAGCACATTAGACCAGACTATATATTGTCTTCCTGTCATAAAAATAATAGCACAGACTACACTACATAGTACCTCATTTGCATGTATAATTGCATGTATAATTAATTATGTTTGTAACTCACTTGGACATGTACGTGTGCTATTGAACCTGGTAGATTTATTAAATTCTGTCCCACAGGCAAAGATCTGTCACAACACCTTAAATTACTTTACTTATTTTCTAGTTTCAAGACTAGTTCTTAATAATATAGCTCTCACTTTAGAGTGAATTGCAGGTCTTCAGTTTAGTCACTTACCATGAACAGTAATCTCTGGCTCACTGAAACGAACGCGCCTCTCTGTTTTCCGTCTCTGACTTAAGAATGGTTTGTTGGTCCTCTTTAGGATGGAGGTGGGGATCTTACTGTCGACGACCTATAGCCAGGGATATGAAAATGATTCTTTCTTGGTGCATGAGCTATTATTTAATTCACTCCCTTATTAACCAACAGTGCAAACAACAAATATCATTACCTTTGGTTTTGAAGTGTCTGATGGAAGATGTGGGTATTTTCTGTGCAAGTGCTCAGAGTCTTTATCACTGAGGGTGAAACCATTGAGTGTACTGTTGTATGACTCAAAGGCTGAGGATGATTTTGACATAGCTGACATGTACTGACCCAATGAGTCTGTAAAATGAGAAAGTAGTATTGAAGCACTTTTAGTTCATTATTTAAAGCACAATGcatacagaaacatttttatgAGCAAAAGCTTTCCCTgtcagatttttatatatattttcagctGAAAAGGTATTGTGTAAAGTCTTTGAAAGAATGTTGGTGTTCAGCTGTATTCAAATTATGTGCAAAAGCCTGGACTGTGTTTTCCAGgacttcatcacatcacattggACACGTTGACATGAAAAAAACGTCAGGAATCTTCTGGAAAATGAAAGTTTACTAGTAAGTaattgtcaggactcaacccggacttttggccacgtgctgtttttgtttaccttcttcgtcacgtgtctgccccgccttcgtctgcccctccctgtcttcacacctgatccttattgtgtcatcgtgtctttttatatttaagtgagccgcgttgccgagtgcagcgcggaatcattagttacgtttacccctcgtcatgtctagtctatGTTacgtgtcttcatttgtattgcttttattatcgtctttatgtcgttgtctttatcatttattaaacccctttcctttgaagctatcctgcatacgggtctgtctccttccgcttCCGGTTGTGACAGTAATGCAATGTAATGACTAAAGTAATATATAGTGTACACAGTAATTAATGTGTGActgttctttttcttcactttaAATCCCAGCAAGTCTGCCAGAGGTCAGCTATTTTTGTATTCCTCTTGTGTAAAGTTTGTGATCTTTGTAATAAGCAGAGGATGTGGCTAATATACTCTCATTTTTCAGCAGGCTGTACCTTCTGCACCTGTACCAAGATGCTGAGCTGTACAGAAGATGCTGCACTGAAAGTGTTTTCTTAAAAAAGCTTGACTCAGTAGCTCAGATGAACATAagctatatttttttataaccatGTGGAACAGCATCTGGCATGCCTCCCAGCATAACAGAAACAAGAAGCATTGCATTTCTCCCCTTAAATCTTCAAAAAGCTACAGTAGAAAAACAATATGaccaacataaaaaataaaaaagaggaatacTTCTTCTAATTTTGTTTACATCAGTAGATCTATTTTAGTTAATTAagtcaattttttaaaaaggtaatgatatattttatatattttaattactctattgaaatgataataaactgggatttaaaaaaaactggcaTTTTAATAAAGGGgaattttagttttagtttgaACAATTAATGTAGCACGACAACATTTTAACTTCCTCCAGCAGCTTATTGTACCTGTGTATTCAGTCTTGCCAATCTCAGCATAGACAGTGCCCAGTAGCTCCAGGCTCCTGGCTGTAATGGGGTGATCATTACCAAATGCTCGTTGGTGTATTTTTGTggcctaaaacaaacagagacaatATAAAACCTGTAATAATACTACTATTACTTCAGGGTTTATTTACTGGTACTTCATGCAGGTACCatgacatacatacatacatacatacatacatacatatgtacatacatacatacaatacatacatacatactatacatacatacatacatacattacatacatacatacatacatacatacattcatgcatacatgcatacatacatactatacatacatgcatacatactatacataaatacatacatacatacatacatacatacatacatacatacatacatacatacatacacaccttGCCGCTGTACTCTAAAGCAAGATGGGgtctgaaaagaaaacattttgtttaaggAAATAAGggacaataaaaaacattctcaTAGAAAAATAAGTGTACATTAAACAGTACTGTGAATATACACCCTGAAGACTCCTATGTTGTCATTGTCTAGGGTTCATAATGTGATTGTGTAAGTAAAACACACATGGTAATCACTTCATTGTCATAAAACAGTCAAAATTGACACAAGCAGTGGTGTATACTAGAACAGGTTagtcatattttttatattgaatCTACAGTGGATAAGGTTTTTAGTTAAAAAGACAACCATTACAACGACTACACAGTCATAAGGAAAGAAAAGTCTATAATATGGTGTTTCTGAGCTGCTGTGAGTCACTCTTATAGATCTGAAATGTAATTCACTGGCTGTGCTTTGTCTGGAAGGTCAGGTTAgatttaacagaaaatgtgtatGCATTAGGCAAGTATGATTACAGGGTAACAGACTAAAGCCTTCAGCCAAAcatatttgagagagagagagagagagagagagagagagagagagagagagagagagagagagagagagagagagagaaaagtctaAAGAAGGTTTCTGCAAAAGTATGGTATGATCTGGTATGATGGAGTTCTGGTAAGGCATTTATTCAGTTGTTAAGCTGTTATAGCATGAAAACTCATTATTGTCAGCTAGTAGCTTGTGCTTGTAATTATAACATTGTACAGAACAGCAAGATTTGGCAATACTGTAGAGCATTAAACTGGTGATGAAGGCCATATGTTGCTGATACAAATAACTCAGCATTTAGGAAACACTCAACTGAATTCAACAAAGGCCTCATTTCAGGTCATCCCTGAGAAAATTCTGAATGATCTTCTTATAATGTGAGAGAGATTTATACAGTAGcattttctattacatcatAGCACAACTTTacactatatatttatagtgcATGATAAACTGTATATGTAGTGTATTTAgatgtttgtatttgtatatttggGCACCAAATGCACCAAAAGAGTGTCATGGACTGGAATGGACAAAAATAACATGAGACTAAAAATAGCATTGCAgtagttcatttaaaaagattacATCTAATCCATGGTGGAAACTTGGCAATGTGATCTGgcacacttacatacatacaaataccttctgtaaaagtacAACAACAAGGCTTTGCATTGTCAGGTATGTGCTTCTATTTCAGTGTATTATGAATCCTAAAACACATGCAATTTGATTCCAGCTGACATGTCTAATAGAGGCCATGCAGATTAGCTAGATTAGTTTATATTGTTCTGTAAGTCACTTTGAATATAAGATTGTCTGGTCAATGactaaatgtaactgtaaatgtagAGGCAGTAGGATGTGTGACCTTTCACAAGGACAGGACATCTCCATGTTTGATGGCAATGTAGGGCGATGTATTAGATAAACACTGCCCAGGTTATTTGATACTCTAATTTCCATCACATTTGGTTTGTGAGTCTTTCATAGGTATACATGGTATGCACACATTGCTGTCTTATTGCTGTCTATGGAATACTCTATatccttttttaaaatgcatggtTAAGGCCTATCACGTCTGCATTTCACCTGTACATCTGCTCTTTCTCTGCGAGGCTGATTTCAAAGTTGTTATTCTTTAACCCTAATCCAGTTTCACTTAGTAATGGATTGGTGTCAGTTTGCTTGGTTTTGGACTGTTCATGTGGGACATGTGATCGGCAGTTACACAGTGGCTCTCAGAAGAGAATGCCTTCAGTGAGGCAGCACCGCTAGCCATCGCTTCACTGAAAGATTCAAGAGGCTTATTCACCCTGTGGGGTGAGcaaataaaattgtgtgtgcatattgAAGGATGGCTTTAGCAATCCTACAAATGTTTGCAGTTCGCTACACCTGAGCCAAGTGCTGATGATGTCAGACTaccttttctatttttatcaGATGCAAATTGAGATAAAACTGCAGGCACAGAATGGGCCGACTCTAAAAGTGTCTCACTTCACCAATAGCTGACTGCAGTTCCTGGAATCAACACACAGCTGCAGTAGTAAAAATGCTAAGaacgtacagtatgtttttgtgatttttttttaaacacaacacatggTCCTTCTGACTTTAAAGAAACACCACCCTTAACAGTTCATAAGAAAATTCCGCTGAGCTGGAGTGTTTATGTTTGGAGAgtgaaactgaaaataaagGTACCTGCTTTTTCAGCGTGCGTGAACAACCTGAATCACTGCCCTTTTGTGCTTTCCACTGTTACCTGACCCTCTGTACCTAGGCTAAGATTAAAAGATTACAATGCAAATACTAACATGTATCCCTGTGTCCTTGTTCACATAAAACAATGATTGTTTTCAAACTCTagctcaagaaaaaaaaatttatatcacagtttatatatatttaatgtcagCTGAATTATTTTAGCGTCAGTTCTGCATCCTCTGCAgaataatgttaaatgttacaAAAAGACTAAAGTCTGTAGTCAGTGGCAACAAAGGTGGGCATAAGCATGGATCCCTGTGTCCAAGTGTAAAGTACATGGTGGCCATAAAAGTTCTCCCTggctatgttaatccctctgAGGAAACAGGATACCAGTGTGAGGGTGCCCTAGTAACACCTGAAGCCTGTGAAGTCACATAACACTCATCACTTTCCTGTCTTTTTAACCTTTGTGGTTCAGTTTAATCAACCATTTTCCATTttccatacatacacacacacacacacacacacacacacacacacacacacacacacacacacacacacacacacacacacacacacacacacacacacacacacacacacacacaatgctccATGACACACAACAGTAATTGTAAAAGGAAATCTAAAATCTTTGTATAACATATTAACTGGTTGTTCTTAAGTCCTCAATGTGCTCTAAATGAATGCGGTGAGTTTATAATAAGCAGAAACATGTAGAGACTGAAACCTGTTTAGCCAACAGATAAAGACTCTTACGTTTTAACAGTGAAACATAAATGTGATGTTACAAATGCATAATTAGTGCTAAAGTGCAAATATCTTTGCCTTTTACAATTAGATTATCTCTACActgactgaataaaagaaatcaaattATAACATTTCTCACTATTCCTTAATTCCTATATGTAATTTAGGGATATAGACTAAATTAAAAGAACAgtgttaaattttaaatgtaacagTATTTAAAATCGgttaatttacataaaaatgttaatatatggTGTAGTCAAATCTGTTAGTAGTGTTATATGGGGTATCCGATCTgttatagctgtaagtgtaagGCTAAAATGCTCAAGTGATTTAGAAATActtaaagataataataaaacatagtgTAGCACAAAATAGGACAAAGCAGACCCTAGTACTCTACACTAGATACACATAGGACTATAATACACATAGGACAAAATTCTGACTTCCTATTTTACAAATTATTCACCACATATCCTTTGGGACTCCACTAAACCATTACTATCAGTAGAGCGTTTTCTGTTAACAGCCGTTTAatgatgtaaatttaaattgatgGCTCTTCAATAGATTTTTCTGATTTCTatcaaaacacagaaacatttcaaataataaaataatgatatataatgaAGAAAATGGTACAACATCATACCCTTTACACAAATAGACACATTATACACTTTCATCTGAACGATGGTTAGAAAAATTTGTACCTTTTACTCATGATGCAAAGCTGGGCCAGCCTTTCAAGATCCTGGGCCTGCGAGGCCTGTGCTGATAACTCCTCTTGGGAGAACCATCCTGGAGAACCCAGTGTACTTTCCTCCTGAGTGCCTAGTACACAAACATCAAGTTAGAAAACCCAAGCCAGTATGCCACGAAAGCCAGAACTCTTCAGCGGTCTGAGGACACGCCACACGAGCACAAGAAGGAACCAGACTATGTagaaatagagagagggaaaggaagGACAGGACACCTGATTTTGCCACACCCAGATATTCAAATGTTCTTAGGCACACATGGTCACACACTTAGCAAACACTACTTCAAATACTATCAAGAGGGAAAGTAAGAATAGAATACTGGTAAAAACCAACAACATACATTTTGAAGAATATGTCAGGTtgataaaaaaactaaaaaaacccccaaaacttTAATATCTTAAAATAAACTACTTGTaaacttttaaaactttaactatatatatactatatatatttatgaaacGTTATATGTTAACTCTATGCATGGTTGTCCAACCAGGCTTGAAAGGAGAAAGTAATATTGttaactatataaaataaacagaaaagaaaaaattgcAAACATTGCATAGAGTTGCCAAACTAGAGAGCTCCAAACAGCAGGCTTCTGTAAATATGAGACTCAAGAGGCAGCAGATCTTTATCGTGACACTACTCACTGGAGTCTCATTGAGTAAAACAGCAGTCCTCTCTACAGGGAGGCAGTCACAGCAATACAATTGGCAAGTGCTGAGTCAGGCTTCAGTATATCCCAGACTCCAACGGCTCTTGAATGAAATGAGAAGACTAGCCATTTATCCGTCTGTGGTGATGCACAGtttctttctgaacacacacacaagctgcgTGCTGCTTCAGCAACATCAGACAACTAGGACAACACCACGCTGACATGCATCAGACGAGGAGACAAATGGCTTTTCTTGCTCAGTAAATTATGATGAGCGTGGGCTAAATGCACTGTTGCACTCTACAGGGAGTTAAaacttcccttttttttaaagtttaaatgcaATAATTTACATTGCCATTCTAGTGAATGCATGCCCATCAACCCCAAAAGCATCGTTATGGTTCTTTTTTAACAGACTATTTAAGTCTGTAATACagtattggcattcccataataaaatgttttaaataagcTTAAACCATAACAATAAATGATCCTTAGAACCAGAGAGAACTATGAAGGAGTTGCTGGATGAATCATTAAACTGACTTGCCTGTGCTTCTCTGTAGAGCCGTGAGTTCGATCAATGCCACCTCATAGAACATCTTCTCTGCCTGAATGAACTGCAGTGCTTTCTCATCTGTTTTATATGAGTCAAGGAGCAGACTTGCTTATCATGAAAAGTGCTGAGTTGTTAGGACATACATCCAGGCTcttaaaatcaatttaaataaataaataaaaacattcacagcTACTACATGTGATGTATTGTTCCAATACAATTCTTTCTCCGATGAAGCAGTGGAGCTGCTTTTCTACACCTCAGAGAGGGTTGTGATTGGGCAGTGTTGTCTGCACCATAGAAAGACATAAAGCATGTGCTGGAACTATTACCAGACACTATTAATAGACATAGTATTTAAAGTGTATTTACATAGACAAAGGCAGGCAGATgggacaaaaataaatctctttgTAAGAGAATAGTGTTTGAGCATAAGGAAAATATACTTAAAATAGATATGAATTGGCTAGTAGTAGGTTTATATTACTAGAAAAGTTTCTATTTTGGTA is part of the Tachysurus fulvidraco isolate hzauxx_2018 chromosome 12, HZAU_PFXX_2.0, whole genome shotgun sequence genome and encodes:
- the c12h14orf180 gene encoding nutritionally-regulated adipose and cardiac enriched protein homolog isoform X1; the protein is MLNGGREGLFEQGRRFQQEGDSRAALQCFLSCLLGLTHVQSFHSLPNCLHQIAELFIDEKNYEKALQFIQAEKMFYEVALIELTALQRSTGTQEESTLGSPGWFSQEELSAQASQAQDLERLAQLCIMSKRPHLALEYSGKATKIHQRAFGNDHPITARSLELLGTVYAEIGKTEYTDSLGQYMSAMSKSSSAFESYNSTLNGFTLSDKDSEHLHRKYPHLPSDTSKPKVVDSKIPTSILKRTNKPFLSQRRKTERRVRFSEPEITVHDIPYYDSLGGYDSSQSRPHLALLTCLFLLLSALGLALYCTHRRRPHRACEELQAALAVYLLRFKQILWGCWIWLTMQ
- the c12h14orf180 gene encoding nutritionally-regulated adipose and cardiac enriched protein homolog isoform X2, whose translation is MLNGGREGLFEQGRRFQQEGDSRAALQCFLSCLLGLTHVQSFHSLPNCLHQIAELFIDEKNYEKALQFIQAEKMFYEVALIELTALQRSTGTQEESTLGSPGWFSQEELSAQASQAQDLERLAQLCIMSKRPHLALEYSGKATKIHQRAFGNDHPITARSLELLGTVYAEIGKTEYTDSLGQYMSAMSKSSSAFESYNSTLNGFTLSDKDSEHLHRKYPHLPSDTSKPKVVDSKIPTSILKRTNKPFLSQRRKTERRVRFSEPEITVHGYDSSQSRPHLALLTCLFLLLSALGLALYCTHRRRPHRACEELQAALAVYLLRFKQILWGCWIWLTMQ